From the Acidovorax carolinensis genome, one window contains:
- a CDS encoding cystathionine gamma-synthase family protein: MTTPQNHSFTTQIVHADRLGGTEQGAIHQPIHTSVQYGYEKVEDLIAVFQGTAKGGFNYARQGTPTTAALEAKITQMERGHGSIVFSTGMAGICAVFLTLLKAGDHLVASQFVFGNTNSVFGTLADLGIEVTTVDVTDAANVAAALRPNTRMVFVETIANPGTQMPDLEGIGTLCKERGLLYVVDNTVASPYLFRPGTVGAGLVINSLTKSIGGQGDALGGAVTDTGVFDWSAYPNIFPAYRKGDAKGWGLQQVRKKGLRDMGGTLSSHAAHQIALGAETLALRMDRTSATALALARWLEQHPAVARVHYPLLESHPQHAQAKKHLKAGSWLLSFELRDPAQCLPLCNRLQLPIKATGLADTRTLIIPVAHTIFWEAGPEVRANMGIGDSMIRLSVGLEELPDLLADFEQALA, translated from the coding sequence ATGACGACACCGCAGAACCACAGTTTCACCACCCAGATCGTGCACGCCGACCGCCTGGGCGGCACCGAGCAAGGGGCCATCCACCAGCCTATTCACACCTCGGTGCAGTACGGCTACGAGAAGGTCGAGGACCTGATCGCCGTCTTTCAGGGCACGGCCAAGGGCGGCTTCAACTACGCGCGCCAGGGCACGCCCACCACGGCGGCGCTGGAGGCCAAGATCACGCAGATGGAGCGCGGGCATGGCTCCATCGTGTTCTCCACCGGGATGGCGGGCATCTGCGCGGTGTTCCTCACGCTGCTCAAGGCGGGCGACCATCTGGTGGCCAGCCAGTTCGTGTTTGGCAACACCAACAGCGTGTTCGGCACGTTGGCCGACCTGGGCATTGAAGTGACCACGGTGGACGTGACCGATGCGGCCAACGTGGCTGCCGCGCTGCGCCCCAACACCCGCATGGTGTTTGTCGAAACCATCGCCAACCCCGGCACCCAGATGCCCGACCTGGAAGGCATTGGCACGCTGTGCAAGGAGCGCGGGCTGCTCTACGTGGTGGACAACACGGTGGCCTCGCCCTACCTGTTTCGCCCGGGCACGGTGGGGGCGGGGCTGGTGATCAACTCCCTCACCAAGAGCATCGGCGGCCAGGGCGACGCGCTGGGCGGCGCCGTCACCGACACCGGCGTTTTCGACTGGAGCGCTTACCCCAACATCTTCCCGGCCTACCGCAAGGGCGATGCCAAGGGCTGGGGCCTGCAGCAGGTGCGCAAGAAGGGCCTGCGCGACATGGGCGGCACCTTGTCGTCCCACGCTGCGCACCAGATTGCGCTGGGCGCCGAAACGCTGGCACTGCGCATGGACCGCACCAGCGCCACTGCGCTGGCACTGGCCCGCTGGCTGGAGCAGCACCCTGCCGTGGCGCGCGTGCATTACCCGCTGCTGGAGTCGCACCCACAGCATGCGCAGGCCAAAAAGCACCTCAAGGCGGGTTCGTGGCTGCTGTCGTTTGAACTGCGCGACCCGGCGCAATGCCTGCCGCTGTGCAATCGTCTGCAACTGCCCATCAAGGCCACGGGCCTGGCCGATACGCGCACGCTCATCATCCCGGTGGCGCACACCATCTTCTGGGAAGCGGGGCCTGAGGTGCGGGCCAACATGGGCATTGGCGACAGCATGATCCGCCTGTCGGTCGGCCTGGAGGAATTGCCGGACCTGCTGGCCGACTTTGAACAGGCGTTGGCCTGA
- a CDS encoding nucleoside recognition domain-containing protein, with translation MLNTLWLGFFVTAAIAALAQWLIGGNAQIFAAMVEALFAMAKLSVEVMVLLFGTLTLWLGFLRVAEKAGIVNALARWLAPLFARLMPGVPRGHPALGLMTLNFAANALGLDNAATPMGLKAMRALQELNPQPDTATNAQILFLVLNASSLTLLPVTIFMYRMQQGAPDPTLVFLPILLATSASTLVGLLSVAMVQRLPLFSPVVLAYLLPVALALAGFMALLATLSAAALAQLSSLLGNLTLFALVLLFVVVGAWRKVAVYEAFIEGAREGFDVAKGLLPYLVAMLCAVGVFRASGALGYVLGAIRWCVQVLGMDARFVDALPTALVKPFSGSAARAMLIETMQSQGVDSFAALVAATIQGSTETTFYVLAVYFGAVGIQRARHAVACALLAELSGVVAAIVVCYRFFG, from the coding sequence TTGCTCAACACCCTCTGGCTGGGTTTTTTTGTCACCGCGGCCATTGCCGCGCTGGCCCAATGGCTGATCGGCGGCAACGCCCAGATCTTCGCGGCCATGGTCGAGGCCCTGTTTGCCATGGCCAAGCTTTCCGTCGAAGTGATGGTGCTGCTGTTTGGCACGCTCACGCTGTGGCTGGGCTTTTTGCGCGTTGCCGAAAAGGCCGGCATCGTGAACGCCCTGGCGCGCTGGCTGGCGCCGCTGTTTGCGCGGCTGATGCCCGGCGTGCCGCGCGGCCACCCGGCCCTGGGCCTGATGACGCTGAACTTTGCCGCCAACGCGCTGGGGCTGGACAACGCCGCCACGCCCATGGGCCTGAAGGCCATGCGTGCCCTGCAAGAACTGAACCCGCAGCCCGACACCGCCACCAACGCGCAGATCCTGTTTCTGGTGCTCAACGCGTCGTCGCTCACACTGCTGCCGGTGACCATTTTCATGTACCGCATGCAACAGGGCGCGCCCGACCCGACGCTGGTGTTCCTGCCCATTCTTCTGGCCACTTCCGCCTCCACGCTGGTGGGGCTGCTCAGCGTGGCGATGGTGCAGCGGCTGCCCCTTTTCAGCCCGGTGGTGTTGGCCTACCTTTTGCCGGTGGCGCTGGCGTTGGCAGGCTTCATGGCGCTGCTGGCCACATTGAGCGCGGCGGCGCTGGCCCAGCTGTCGTCGCTGTTGGGCAACCTGACGCTGTTTGCACTGGTGCTGCTGTTCGTGGTGGTGGGCGCCTGGCGCAAGGTGGCCGTCTATGAGGCCTTCATCGAAGGCGCCCGCGAGGGCTTTGATGTGGCCAAGGGCCTGCTGCCCTACCTGGTGGCCATGCTGTGCGCCGTGGGGGTGTTCCGCGCCTCGGGCGCCTTGGGCTATGTGCTGGGCGCCATCCGCTGGTGCGTGCAGGTGCTGGGCATGGACGCGCGCTTTGTGGATGCCCTGCCCACGGCGCTGGTCAAGCCGTTTTCGGGCAGCGCGGCGCGCGCCATGCTGATCGAAACCATGCAGAGCCAGGGCGTGGACAGCTTCGCCGCGCTGGTGGCCGCCACCATCCAGGGCAGCACCGAAACCACGTTTTATGTGCTGGCGGTGTACTTTGGCGCCGTGGGCATCCAGCGCGCTCGCCATGCGGTGGCCTGCGCGCTGCTGGCGGAGCTGTCCGGTGTGGTGGCGGCCATTGTGGTGTGCTACCGTTTTTTTGGCTAA
- a CDS encoding YebC/PmpR family DNA-binding transcriptional regulator, producing the protein MGAQWKAKGKAQVADARGKLFGKLAKEIMVAARGGADPAGNSRLRLVVEQARKVSMPKDTLERAIKKGAGIGDEAVQFERVIYEGFAPHQVAVMVECLTDNVNRTAPEMRVLFRKGQLGTSGSVAWDFNHVGMIEAEPSTPGADPELAAIEAGAQDFEAGDEEGTITFWTDPTDLDLVSRALPAQGFTVLSAKLGYKPKNPVNPANLTAEQLEEVESFLAAIDANDDVQNVYVSLGS; encoded by the coding sequence ATGGGCGCCCAGTGGAAAGCAAAAGGTAAGGCACAAGTCGCAGACGCCAGAGGCAAGCTGTTCGGCAAGCTGGCCAAGGAAATCATGGTGGCGGCGCGCGGCGGTGCCGACCCGGCGGGCAATTCGCGCCTGCGCCTCGTGGTCGAGCAGGCACGCAAGGTCTCGATGCCCAAGGACACGCTGGAGCGTGCCATCAAGAAGGGCGCTGGCATCGGCGATGAGGCTGTGCAATTCGAGCGTGTGATTTACGAGGGCTTTGCGCCCCACCAGGTGGCCGTGATGGTCGAATGCCTGACCGACAACGTCAACCGCACCGCACCCGAGATGCGCGTGCTGTTCCGCAAGGGCCAGTTGGGCACCTCGGGATCGGTGGCCTGGGACTTCAACCATGTGGGCATGATCGAAGCCGAGCCATCCACCCCCGGCGCCGACCCGGAGCTGGCCGCCATCGAAGCCGGCGCGCAAGATTTTGAAGCCGGCGACGAAGAGGGCACCATCACGTTCTGGACCGACCCCACTGACCTGGACCTGGTCAGCCGTGCGCTGCCGGCGCAGGGCTTTACCGTGCTGTCGGCCAAGCTGGGCTACAAGCCCAAGAACCCGGTGAATCCCGCCAATTTGACGGCAGAGCAGCTCGAAGAAGTCGAAAGCTTTCTGGCCGCCATTGACGCCAACGACGACGTGCAGAACGTCTATGTGAGCCTGGGCAGTTGA
- a CDS encoding DnaJ domain-containing protein has product MTADHYAALGLSANASLSDIKKAFRQKASFYHPDKNDAPDAAQRFQAVQKAYEVLSDDGARQAYDDNRRRNLLDDPLQTAQEIWQTYFKSILPS; this is encoded by the coding sequence ATGACCGCTGACCATTACGCAGCCCTCGGACTGAGCGCCAACGCGTCGCTGTCCGATATCAAGAAAGCCTTTCGCCAGAAAGCGTCGTTCTATCACCCGGACAAGAACGATGCGCCCGACGCAGCGCAGCGCTTTCAGGCCGTGCAAAAGGCCTATGAAGTGCTGTCTGACGACGGGGCCCGCCAGGCCTACGACGACAACCGCCGCCGCAACCTGCTGGACGACCCGCTGCAGACCGCCCAAGAGATCTGGCAAACCTATTTCAAGAGCATTCTTCCTTCGTGA
- a CDS encoding GGDEF domain-containing protein has translation MHSPTLVILAGILAALVTTVFYAVWYFNKGIPGLRLWTLSFFCASVFCASLLMRDHVPEVLLVMLTQASIAMVAYFCFLGSRAYMGRASVPHGYAALAIAAVMAAAAYFTVVQPQMGIRFALAGSVSGVCFLLTAHTLARGGFRNVPARYLFAIVASLHGLFLLLRPLLFKLAAPDAGNGADAGMVALLSQFVVLEATLSLVLMAFGALMLTNEYITRELRHLAEVDPLTDVFNRRAFLTLLEKAISSADRTQSGLSVLAIDLDHFKKVNDTWGHKGGDDVLRHFVGLATSCLRNEDVMGRMGGEEFAIFLPNASSEGTRAIAERLRAMVASQPVATDRGPIGLTVSIGATQYLPGDSSDALLQRADEAMYLAKEHGRNRVEALALSRPS, from the coding sequence GTGCACAGTCCCACGCTCGTCATCCTCGCTGGCATCCTGGCCGCGCTGGTCACCACAGTGTTTTATGCCGTGTGGTATTTCAACAAGGGCATTCCTGGCTTGCGGCTATGGACGCTTTCGTTTTTTTGTGCCTCGGTTTTTTGCGCCAGTCTGCTAATGCGCGATCACGTGCCGGAAGTGCTGTTGGTGATGCTGACGCAGGCGTCCATTGCCATGGTGGCCTACTTCTGCTTTCTGGGCAGCCGTGCCTACATGGGGCGAGCATCTGTGCCGCACGGGTATGCGGCATTGGCCATTGCGGCCGTCATGGCAGCGGCTGCATATTTCACGGTGGTACAGCCGCAAATGGGTATCCGGTTTGCATTGGCTGGCTCGGTTTCTGGGGTGTGCTTTTTGTTGACCGCCCACACGCTTGCACGCGGCGGTTTTCGGAATGTGCCCGCGCGCTATTTGTTTGCTATCGTAGCGAGCCTGCATGGGCTTTTCCTGCTGTTGCGGCCGCTGCTGTTCAAGCTGGCCGCCCCCGATGCGGGGAACGGTGCTGATGCCGGCATGGTGGCACTGCTGTCGCAGTTTGTGGTGCTGGAGGCCACTTTGTCTCTGGTGCTGATGGCGTTTGGCGCGCTGATGCTGACCAATGAATACATCACCCGAGAGTTGCGCCACCTGGCCGAGGTGGACCCGCTCACCGACGTATTCAACCGGCGGGCGTTCCTCACCCTGCTGGAAAAAGCCATCAGCAGTGCGGACCGCACGCAGTCCGGTCTTTCCGTGCTGGCGATTGATCTGGACCATTTCAAGAAGGTCAACGACACCTGGGGGCACAAAGGCGGCGACGATGTGCTGCGCCATTTTGTCGGCCTGGCTACGAGTTGCCTGCGCAATGAGGACGTCATGGGGCGGATGGGCGGCGAGGAGTTTGCGATTTTTCTGCCCAACGCCAGCAGCGAGGGCACTCGTGCCATCGCCGAGCGGTTGCGCGCCATGGTGGCCAGCCAGCCCGTGGCAACGGACCGTGGCCCCATTGGCTTGACGGTGAGCATCGGGGCCACGCAGTACCTGCCTGGCGATTCGTCAGACGCCCTGTTGCAGCGCGCCGACGAGGCCATGTACCTTGCCAAGGAGCACGGCAGAAACCGGGTCGAAGCGCTGGCCCTTTCACGGCCTTCGTGA
- a CDS encoding TonB-dependent hemoglobin/transferrin/lactoferrin family receptor: MQLQRHGPHPVSRQRHPLGSLNAITLLTLVACLPTAGAYAQAVPAMAEVVVSGSRSEQLSDELPLSIDVIDARALSDQQARDVREALRDLPNTSVKHPLPRTTVGGANTVGTGRDGNVGLNIRGLGGNRVLMLVDGIRVPRSYAFRTTTFDREYLSMELLKRIEVVRGPASALYGSDGMAGLVNFITHEPADFLASAPGTPPRQLGGRISTSWSGDDNGRALAATVAGTASDTVQWLVTANARRSHAMDNMGTRDTSDTSRTTPNPQHNEDNAVLAKVVVRPSAAQRHVLTLEHVEKQADVNLLSSRAPLPLTGSAATIAGAVMDENMGRTMERSRFTWDGRYTLGASWADQFQTVLAVQHASSRQLGTSVRNTLPLRVRDNSYTEHTWQAGLQAEKTLRTPGGWAHKLTYGIDHIRSEISNVYTGLAPLPPEVFPLKRFPDTRETSSAVYAQAESVIDQWSITPGLRWDHFALDVTSQNGFFPPAAQPGQSLSGSALSPKLGVLYRATTQWSVFGQYAAGFRAPDAAQINGYYENAAEHVTIIPNPDLQPEKSRGVELGVRGRFDRLKLDAAVFANHYSNLILDTVLIRGTGTAADPRVFQTLNTERARITGIEVKGIYDWGPMAGGRISTPFSWGRAKGVNRATGAPLNSIDPQQLSLGVLYDTAAWGLRADLRHHGAKKASDIDSASAVKAPNTQFTIGQATTLDLSAQWRLRKDLRLNVAVHNLTNRKYWLWPDVYGLAAASTVNDAYTQPGRSLHAALVMDF; encoded by the coding sequence ATGCAATTGCAACGCCACGGCCCACACCCTGTTTCGCGCCAGCGCCACCCCCTGGGTTCCCTCAACGCCATCACTTTGCTCACCTTGGTGGCCTGCCTGCCCACTGCTGGGGCCTACGCGCAGGCCGTTCCGGCAATGGCCGAGGTGGTGGTCAGCGGATCGCGCAGCGAACAGCTCAGCGACGAACTGCCCTTGTCGATTGATGTGATTGACGCCCGCGCACTGAGCGACCAGCAAGCCCGCGACGTCCGCGAGGCCTTGCGCGACCTGCCCAACACCTCCGTCAAGCACCCTTTGCCGCGCACCACCGTGGGAGGCGCCAACACGGTGGGCACCGGCCGCGACGGCAATGTGGGCCTGAACATCCGCGGCCTGGGCGGCAACCGCGTGCTGATGCTGGTCGATGGCATCCGCGTGCCGCGCAGCTACGCCTTTCGCACCACCACGTTTGATCGCGAATACCTGTCCATGGAGCTGCTCAAGCGCATCGAGGTCGTGCGCGGGCCCGCATCGGCGCTGTATGGCTCAGACGGCATGGCCGGTCTGGTCAACTTCATCACCCACGAGCCGGCCGATTTTCTGGCCAGCGCCCCGGGCACCCCGCCCAGGCAGTTGGGCGGACGCATCTCCACCAGCTGGAGCGGCGATGACAACGGCCGCGCGCTGGCCGCCACGGTGGCGGGGACGGCCAGCGACACCGTGCAATGGCTCGTGACCGCCAACGCACGCCGCTCGCACGCCATGGACAACATGGGCACCCGCGACACCTCAGACACCAGCCGCACCACGCCCAATCCGCAGCACAACGAAGACAACGCCGTGCTGGCCAAGGTGGTGGTGCGCCCCTCCGCGGCACAGCGCCATGTGCTCACCCTGGAACATGTCGAAAAGCAGGCGGACGTGAACCTGCTGTCAAGCCGCGCGCCCCTGCCGCTGACGGGCAGCGCCGCCACCATCGCCGGCGCCGTGATGGATGAAAACATGGGCCGCACCATGGAACGCAGCCGTTTCACCTGGGATGGCCGCTACACCCTGGGTGCCAGCTGGGCCGACCAGTTTCAGACGGTGCTGGCCGTGCAGCACGCCAGCTCCCGCCAGTTAGGCACCAGCGTGCGCAACACCCTGCCCTTGCGCGTGCGCGACAACTCCTACACCGAGCACACCTGGCAGGCAGGCCTGCAGGCCGAAAAAACCCTGCGCACACCCGGCGGCTGGGCGCACAAGCTCACCTATGGCATCGACCATATCCGCAGCGAGATCAGCAACGTCTACACCGGCCTGGCCCCCCTGCCGCCCGAGGTGTTTCCACTCAAGCGCTTTCCGGACACCCGCGAGACCAGCAGCGCGGTGTATGCCCAGGCGGAATCCGTCATCGACCAATGGAGCATCACACCCGGGCTGCGGTGGGATCACTTTGCGCTCGATGTGACCAGCCAGAACGGCTTTTTTCCGCCCGCCGCCCAACCGGGCCAGTCGCTCTCGGGCTCGGCGCTGTCGCCCAAGTTGGGGGTGCTGTACCGCGCCACCACGCAGTGGAGCGTGTTCGGCCAGTATGCGGCCGGGTTCCGCGCGCCGGATGCCGCGCAGATCAATGGCTATTATGAAAACGCTGCCGAGCACGTCACCATCATTCCCAACCCCGACCTCCAGCCCGAAAAAAGCCGGGGCGTGGAATTGGGGGTGCGGGGCCGGTTCGACCGCCTGAAGCTGGATGCGGCGGTCTTTGCCAACCACTACTCCAACCTCATCCTGGACACCGTGCTCATTCGCGGCACGGGCACGGCCGCAGACCCGCGCGTGTTCCAGACCCTCAACACCGAGCGGGCGCGCATCACGGGCATCGAGGTGAAAGGCATCTACGACTGGGGCCCGATGGCGGGCGGACGCATCAGCACACCCTTCAGCTGGGGGCGCGCCAAGGGCGTGAACCGCGCCACAGGTGCCCCGCTGAACTCCATCGACCCCCAGCAACTGAGCCTGGGTGTGCTGTACGACACCGCCGCCTGGGGCCTGCGCGCCGACCTGCGCCACCACGGCGCAAAGAAAGCCAGCGACATCGACAGCGCGTCGGCCGTCAAGGCACCCAATACGCAATTTACCATCGGACAGGCCACCACGCTCGACCTGTCGGCCCAGTGGCGCCTGCGCAAGGACCTGCGGCTGAACGTTGCCGTGCACAACCTCACCAACCGCAAATACTGGCTCTGGCCCGACGTGTACGGCCTGGCCGCCGCCAGCACCGTGAACGACGCCTACACCCAGCCTGGGCGCAGCCTTCACGCAGCGCTGGTCATGGACTTCTGA
- a CDS encoding nitrite reductase yields the protein MTTRKLARLAALALSTLALAAAAQHKEGASAPEVNYQAGTSPLADVPMYQSANPKAPKMTQAEFDRARQTYFERCAGCHGVLRKGATGKPLTPDITLAKGTDYLKVFIAYGSPAGMPNWQTSGEMTEADVDLMARFIQQDPPQPPEWGMADMKKTWKIVVEPKDRPTRKMNNYNIANIFSTTLRDTGEVALIDGDTKQIINIVKTGYAVHITRTSASGRYLFVIGRDGRINMIDLWMPKPDNVAEIRMGLEARSVDTSKYKGKEGDFTDKLAIAGAYWPPQFVIMDGNTLEPLKIVSTRGVTVDTQDYHPEPRVASIVASHFKPEFIVNVKETGKTLMVDYSDINALKVTELGSARYLHDGGWDSTKRYFMVAANNSNKVGVIDAKEGKMEAIVDVGKIPHPGRGANFVHPKFGPVWSTGHLGDDTISLIGTDPKKHKQYAFKEVAKLKGPGGGALFIKSHPKSTHLYSDAPLNPDPKISQSVVVYDIKNLDKGYTVLPIAEWAGLPDDGGAKRVVQPEFNKAGDEVWFSVWSAKDKASALVVVDDKTLKLKAVIKDPRIITPTGHFNVNNTQHDVY from the coding sequence ATGACAACCCGAAAGCTGGCGCGCCTTGCGGCCCTGGCACTGTCCACTCTGGCGCTGGCCGCTGCGGCGCAACACAAGGAGGGTGCTTCGGCCCCCGAGGTGAATTACCAGGCAGGTACCTCACCGCTGGCCGATGTGCCCATGTACCAAAGCGCGAACCCCAAAGCGCCCAAGATGACGCAGGCCGAGTTCGACCGGGCCCGCCAGACGTACTTTGAGCGGTGCGCAGGGTGCCACGGCGTGCTGCGCAAGGGCGCCACGGGCAAGCCGCTGACGCCCGACATCACGCTGGCCAAGGGCACGGATTATCTGAAGGTGTTCATCGCCTACGGTTCGCCCGCCGGCATGCCCAACTGGCAGACCTCGGGTGAAATGACCGAGGCCGATGTGGACCTGATGGCCCGCTTCATCCAGCAAGATCCGCCCCAGCCGCCCGAGTGGGGCATGGCGGACATGAAGAAGACCTGGAAGATTGTGGTGGAGCCCAAAGACCGGCCCACCCGGAAGATGAACAACTACAACATCGCCAACATCTTCTCCACCACGCTGCGTGATACCGGCGAAGTGGCGCTGATCGATGGTGACACCAAGCAGATCATCAACATCGTCAAGACCGGCTATGCGGTGCACATCACGCGCACTTCCGCATCCGGCCGCTACCTGTTCGTGATCGGTCGCGACGGCCGCATCAACATGATCGACCTGTGGATGCCCAAGCCCGACAACGTGGCTGAAATCCGCATGGGCCTGGAAGCGCGCTCGGTGGACACCTCCAAGTACAAGGGCAAGGAGGGCGACTTCACCGACAAGCTGGCCATTGCCGGCGCTTACTGGCCTCCCCAGTTCGTCATCATGGATGGCAACACCCTGGAGCCACTGAAGATCGTCTCTACCCGTGGCGTGACGGTGGATACGCAGGATTACCACCCCGAGCCGCGTGTGGCGTCCATCGTAGCCTCGCACTTCAAGCCGGAATTCATCGTCAACGTCAAGGAAACCGGCAAGACGCTGATGGTCGATTACTCCGACATCAACGCACTCAAGGTCACCGAACTGGGTTCAGCGCGCTACCTGCATGATGGTGGCTGGGACTCGACCAAGCGCTACTTCATGGTGGCTGCCAACAACAGCAACAAGGTGGGCGTGATTGACGCCAAGGAAGGCAAGATGGAGGCCATCGTCGATGTGGGCAAGATTCCCCACCCCGGCCGTGGCGCCAACTTCGTCCATCCGAAGTTCGGCCCCGTCTGGTCTACCGGCCACCTGGGTGACGACACCATCTCGCTGATCGGCACCGATCCCAAGAAGCACAAGCAATACGCGTTCAAGGAAGTTGCCAAGCTCAAGGGCCCTGGTGGCGGCGCGCTGTTCATCAAGAGCCACCCCAAGTCCACGCACCTGTATTCGGATGCCCCGCTGAACCCTGATCCCAAGATCTCGCAGTCCGTCGTGGTGTATGACATCAAGAACCTGGACAAGGGTTACACCGTGCTGCCGATTGCCGAATGGGCCGGTCTGCCGGACGATGGCGGTGCCAAGCGCGTCGTTCAGCCCGAGTTCAACAAGGCGGGCGACGAGGTGTGGTTCTCCGTGTGGTCTGCCAAAGACAAGGCTTCGGCACTGGTCGTCGTGGACGACAAGACGCTCAAGCTCAAGGCCGTGATCAAGGACCCCCGCATCATCACCCCCACGGGCCACTTCAACGTCAACAACACGCAGCACGACGTGTATTGA
- the upp gene encoding uracil phosphoribosyltransferase: MSNVTVITHPLVQHKLTLMRKKEASTNSFRRLLGELSTLMAYEVTRDMPLQDVQIETPLETMTGKVIDGKKLVLVSILRAGNGFLDGMLNVVPGARVGHIGLYRDPATLQPVEYYFKMPSEMDERDIIVVDPMLATGNSAAAAVERLKKLNPRSIKFVCLLAAPEGIATLQKAHPDVQIFTAAIDRELSDHGYILPGLGDAGDRIFGTK; the protein is encoded by the coding sequence ATGAGCAACGTCACCGTCATCACCCACCCCCTTGTCCAGCACAAGCTCACGCTGATGCGCAAGAAGGAAGCCAGCACCAACAGCTTTCGCCGACTGCTGGGCGAGCTCTCCACGCTGATGGCCTATGAAGTCACGCGTGACATGCCCCTGCAGGACGTGCAGATCGAAACCCCACTTGAAACCATGACCGGCAAGGTCATCGATGGCAAGAAGCTGGTGCTGGTGTCCATCCTGCGCGCGGGCAACGGCTTTCTGGACGGCATGCTCAACGTGGTGCCTGGCGCCCGCGTTGGCCACATCGGCCTGTACCGCGACCCGGCCACGCTGCAGCCCGTGGAGTACTACTTCAAGATGCCCTCCGAGATGGACGAGCGCGACATCATCGTGGTCGATCCCATGCTGGCCACCGGCAACTCGGCCGCCGCTGCGGTGGAGCGCCTCAAGAAGCTCAACCCCCGCTCGATCAAGTTCGTGTGCCTGCTGGCCGCGCCCGAGGGCATTGCCACGCTGCAAAAAGCCCACCCCGACGTGCAGATCTTCACCGCCGCCATCGACCGCGAACTGAGCGACCATGGCTACATCCTGCCGGGCCTGGGCGACGCGGGCGACCGCATCTTTGGCACCAAGTAA
- a CDS encoding threo-3-hydroxy-L-aspartate ammonia-lyase: MTQTPFSVPSFVPTYADVADAAHRLHGMAHRTPVLRSTTADERLGAQLFFKCENLQRTGAFKFRGAFNTLAQFTDEQRKGGVLAFSAGNHAQAIALSARLLDMPVVIVMPEDAPASKMAATREYGAQVVTYNRYTEDREAISRRLAQERGMTLVPPFDHPHVIAGQGTAAKELLEEVPNLDYLFVCVGGGGLLAGSLLAAEALAPHCRVVGVEPEAGNDGQQSFRAGHIVQIPTPHTIADGAQTQALGQLTFPIIQRLADDMVTATDEQLVQALRFFAERMKIVVEPTGALAFAGAEHGSVDVRGARVGILISGGNVDMARYSRFLAD, from the coding sequence ATGACCCAGACACCCTTTTCCGTGCCCAGTTTCGTGCCAACGTATGCCGATGTGGCCGATGCCGCCCATCGCCTGCACGGCATGGCGCACCGCACGCCCGTGCTGCGCTCCACCACCGCCGACGAGCGGCTGGGTGCACAGCTGTTCTTCAAGTGCGAGAACCTGCAGCGCACTGGCGCCTTCAAGTTCCGCGGCGCCTTCAATACCCTCGCCCAGTTCACCGACGAGCAGCGCAAGGGTGGTGTGCTGGCGTTCTCGGCCGGCAACCACGCCCAGGCCATTGCGCTGTCGGCCCGGCTGCTGGACATGCCCGTCGTTATCGTCATGCCCGAAGACGCACCCGCCAGCAAAATGGCGGCCACGCGCGAATATGGCGCGCAGGTCGTCACCTACAACCGTTACACCGAAGACCGCGAGGCCATCAGCCGGCGCCTGGCGCAAGAGCGCGGCATGACGCTGGTGCCGCCGTTTGACCACCCGCACGTCATCGCCGGGCAAGGCACTGCGGCCAAGGAGCTGCTGGAAGAAGTGCCCAACCTCGACTACCTCTTCGTCTGCGTGGGCGGTGGCGGCCTGCTGGCCGGCAGCCTTCTGGCCGCCGAGGCGCTGGCCCCGCACTGCCGCGTGGTGGGCGTAGAGCCCGAGGCGGGCAACGATGGGCAGCAGTCTTTTCGCGCGGGGCACATCGTGCAGATCCCCACGCCGCACACCATTGCCGACGGCGCGCAAACACAGGCGCTGGGGCAGCTCACCTTCCCGATCATCCAGCGCCTGGCCGACGACATGGTCACCGCCACCGACGAACAGCTGGTGCAAGCCCTGCGCTTTTTTGCCGAGCGCATGAAGATCGTGGTCGAACCCACAGGCGCCCTGGCCTTTGCGGGCGCAGAGCATGGCAGCGTCGATGTGCGGGGCGCCCGTGTGGGCATTCTCATCAGCGGCGGCAATGTGGATATGGCCCGCTATTCGCGCTTTCTGGCAGACTGA